A single Symbiobacterium thermophilum IAM 14863 DNA region contains:
- a CDS encoding ATP-dependent helicase — protein sequence MSRGFALLGWLNPAQRQAVTAPCGHLCINAAAGTGKTTTVAARILWLQLVQDVPPEAILAVTFSRAARAHLLDRVEAFTRVLGAGGAVPTFTLHGLAYRILRIAIGAGETWLRPGFGVISVGRDRINPLLQEHAADLLGDLSDPWDLPTRVEQYSRALDAVRQGCADIEEGLPLEPDDLPDGVLYVPARIETPNLRKVWRRYNRMLRARNYLDYPGMVTEAILALYREGKTLQRARANLEYIIVDEYQDTSRAQEELIQLLVGERTSVTVVGDSDQAIYTFNGADIGNILHFAERILETGSALPVLEPVHLVENYRSSACILDAANRVLDRIHGPGRKQLVPYPGTVDEPVESYRRRNLEVVRVHAGSLDQAAFWAASEIARLVTEEGIEPSDIAVLVRKDTEHAPQGRAVRLALERLGIRAEEQERDPIRSSHVYEVVRDLCGDPDYYGEDIGDMIERIAAGEFRDALGDVTPDEATALLREAQAAGAEFAGEVVDFVFEQGAPDATPASLEGVQVRTIHSAKGLEFRVVFLMYLSDREFPHGAHPDVAEERRLYYVGLTRAQERLYVLGQPGVRNEDFFGAIDGSGVVTVHVEPWRDRSPSSEEAVDDETLRLIQEARRRQHDMFLRRP from the coding sequence ATGTCCAGGGGCTTTGCCCTTCTCGGGTGGCTGAATCCGGCGCAGCGGCAGGCGGTGACGGCGCCGTGTGGACACCTGTGCATCAACGCGGCGGCAGGCACCGGCAAGACCACCACCGTGGCCGCGCGCATCCTGTGGCTGCAGTTGGTTCAGGACGTTCCGCCGGAGGCCATCCTGGCGGTGACGTTTTCGCGCGCCGCACGCGCCCACTTGCTAGACAGAGTGGAGGCGTTCACACGCGTCCTCGGAGCGGGCGGTGCGGTTCCGACGTTCACCCTCCACGGCCTGGCCTATCGCATCCTGCGCATCGCCATCGGGGCGGGGGAGACCTGGCTTCGTCCCGGGTTCGGTGTGATCTCTGTGGGCCGGGACCGCATCAACCCTCTGCTGCAGGAGCATGCGGCGGACTTGCTTGGTGACCTCTCGGATCCTTGGGATCTACCCACCCGGGTCGAACAGTACTCCCGGGCGCTGGATGCCGTGCGCCAGGGCTGCGCCGACATCGAGGAGGGGTTGCCGCTGGAGCCAGACGACCTGCCGGACGGGGTGCTCTATGTTCCCGCGCGCATTGAAACCCCTAACCTTCGGAAGGTTTGGAGGCGCTACAACCGAATGCTGCGTGCCCGCAACTACCTGGACTATCCCGGCATGGTCACCGAGGCGATTCTCGCCCTGTATCGGGAAGGTAAGACCCTGCAACGGGCGCGAGCCAATCTGGAGTACATCATCGTGGACGAGTACCAGGACACCTCCCGGGCCCAGGAGGAGTTGATCCAGCTTCTCGTTGGCGAGCGGACCTCGGTCACCGTGGTGGGGGACAGTGATCAGGCGATATACACCTTCAACGGTGCGGACATCGGCAACATCCTCCACTTCGCTGAGCGCATCTTGGAGACGGGCTCGGCGCTTCCCGTGCTGGAACCGGTACATCTTGTCGAGAATTATCGCTCCAGCGCCTGCATCTTGGATGCTGCAAACCGGGTACTGGACCGCATCCACGGTCCTGGGCGGAAGCAGCTTGTCCCCTATCCGGGTACAGTCGATGAGCCCGTCGAGTCTTACAGACGCCGGAACCTGGAGGTCGTGCGGGTCCACGCCGGGAGCCTTGACCAGGCGGCCTTCTGGGCGGCTTCGGAGATCGCCCGCCTTGTGACCGAGGAGGGGATCGAGCCGTCGGACATCGCCGTCCTGGTCCGAAAGGATACCGAGCATGCACCGCAAGGTAGGGCAGTGCGCCTGGCGCTGGAACGGCTCGGTATTCGGGCTGAGGAGCAGGAGCGGGACCCGATTCGTAGCTCGCATGTGTACGAGGTGGTGCGGGACCTCTGCGGTGATCCCGACTACTATGGTGAAGACATCGGAGATATGATCGAGCGTATAGCTGCCGGCGAGTTCAGGGACGCCCTCGGCGACGTGACGCCCGACGAGGCCACAGCACTCCTGCGCGAGGCGCAGGCGGCCGGGGCTGAGTTCGCGGGAGAGGTGGTGGACTTCGTCTTCGAACAGGGCGCGCCGGATGCGACCCCCGCCTCCCTGGAGGGCGTGCAGGTCCGCACCATTCACTCGGCTAAGGGTCTGGAGTTCCGTGTGGTGTTTCTCATGTACCTCTCTGACCGGGAGTTCCCGCACGGTGCACATCCCGATGTTGCGGAGGAGCGGAGGCTCTATTACGTGGGACTTACCAGGGCCCAGGAGCGGCTCTACGTGTTGGGCCAGCCCGGTGTTCGTAACGAGGACTTCTTCGGTGCGATCGACGGGTCCGGCGTGGTCACGGTCCACGTCGAACCCTGGCGTGATCGCTCGCCTTCTTCAGAAGAAGCGGTGGATGACGAGACCCTCCGCCTGATCCAGGAGGCCCGCCGCCGTCAGCACGACATGTTCCTGAGGAGGCCGTAG
- a CDS encoding UvrD-helicase domain-containing protein — MKQQIKKRKRVKLTDQQRRCVNWPLDQDLLIRGIPGSGKTTVLLERAYRIETAGGTPSPRILVLTFSSLLTAYVRQLALEEGNGLIEAQTFHGWGLQLLQDVGYAPRGGVMKEQDREAQIKFARNIIRKYRQDLKPPSFGANRKPPVDPRRAKVMELEFLKEEFSWIKGLGKNRDRYISEPRTGRGNTVRVDRENREYIWAVYEKYEELNRNQKKWDFDDVALKLLEAKRLGLITPDRCPQYVLVDEAQDLTVMQLRAIRELTTVSLTIAADKGQSIYQRNFSWTELGIDIRGRSRSLQQTFRSTRQIIRLARSLQRHDPLVITGSDEYVPAADPDVNGPVPILYVAPDLETQIQQVVQWALRLLATPGLEEDTIGIIVPTASLRERYAQALEDAGVPYLILGRDHSYDAVSPGIKLVTFHSAKGLEFDHVAVTSLREGSIPSSLSRDLSAEDREEFIATERRKVYVAMTRARLTLALFACRPVSQFVIEMDPTLYRRAE; from the coding sequence ATGAAACAGCAGATCAAGAAACGGAAGCGCGTAAAGCTGACGGACCAGCAACGCCGATGCGTGAACTGGCCGCTGGACCAGGATCTGCTCATTCGCGGTATCCCCGGCAGCGGAAAGACCACGGTCCTCCTGGAGCGCGCCTATCGCATCGAGACGGCGGGCGGAACACCCTCGCCTCGCATCCTGGTCTTGACCTTCAGCTCGCTCCTCACCGCCTACGTCCGCCAGCTAGCGCTCGAGGAGGGGAACGGCCTGATCGAGGCGCAGACGTTCCATGGCTGGGGCCTGCAGCTGCTCCAGGATGTGGGCTACGCTCCGCGCGGAGGCGTGATGAAAGAGCAGGATCGGGAGGCCCAGATCAAGTTTGCTCGTAACATTATCCGGAAGTACCGCCAAGACCTGAAGCCGCCATCCTTCGGCGCAAATCGGAAGCCGCCGGTTGATCCCCGGCGTGCGAAGGTCATGGAGCTGGAGTTCCTCAAGGAGGAATTCTCCTGGATCAAGGGCCTGGGCAAGAACCGGGACCGGTATATAAGTGAGCCGCGTACGGGGCGGGGGAACACTGTCCGGGTTGACCGGGAAAACCGGGAGTACATCTGGGCGGTATACGAGAAGTATGAGGAACTGAATCGAAATCAGAAGAAGTGGGACTTCGACGACGTCGCCCTGAAACTGCTGGAGGCCAAGAGACTCGGGCTGATCACCCCTGACAGGTGCCCGCAGTACGTATTGGTTGACGAGGCGCAGGATTTGACGGTGATGCAGCTCAGGGCGATTCGGGAGCTCACCACTGTCAGCCTCACCATCGCAGCAGACAAGGGACAGTCGATCTACCAGAGGAACTTTTCCTGGACAGAGCTGGGGATTGACATTCGAGGGCGCAGTCGCTCGCTCCAGCAAACCTTCCGGTCTACCCGCCAGATCATCCGCCTCGCTCGCAGCCTGCAGCGGCACGACCCGTTGGTCATCACCGGGAGCGACGAGTACGTTCCAGCCGCCGACCCTGACGTGAACGGGCCGGTGCCCATACTGTACGTGGCCCCCGATCTCGAGACGCAGATCCAACAGGTTGTACAATGGGCGTTGCGACTGCTGGCCACGCCGGGGTTGGAGGAGGATACCATCGGCATCATCGTGCCCACGGCCAGTCTCCGGGAGAGGTACGCCCAGGCGCTGGAAGATGCGGGGGTACCCTACCTCATCCTGGGACGGGATCACAGTTACGATGCTGTGTCGCCCGGTATCAAGCTGGTCACTTTTCATTCGGCGAAGGGGCTGGAGTTCGACCACGTGGCGGTTACGTCGCTCAGAGAAGGGTCGATACCCTCATCGCTGAGCCGCGATCTCAGTGCCGAAGACCGGGAGGAGTTCATCGCCACGGAGAGGAGAAAGGTGTATGTGGCCATGACTCGGGCCCGGCTGACTTTGGCCCTGTTTGCGTGCCGTCCCGTCTCACAGTTCGTGATTGAGATGGATCCGACGCTCTACAGGCGAGCAGAGTGA
- a CDS encoding DNA cytosine methyltransferase, with the protein MQCPDPVRMKKLERLASGGRPRVLDLFAGCGGLSLGFQRAGFEILAAVEMDPHAARSHAINFHPGDRFDLHAKPRDISQEQPDQVLGELYPGERAEDLVDIIIGGPPCQAYARVGRAKLREIWRHPEGYKLDPRGDLFLHYLYYVDRLKPVALVMENVPDALNYGGHNIAQEVADWLEDRNYVCRYTLLNAVHYGVPQMRERMFLIAVAGELGVEPEFPVPTHAFTLPAGYKNARKVAMRTLGLLQPERLGSFVSPPTVDPALPPAVTAYEAIGDLPPITAHLENRIGRGPRRFTEQVPYAGPPHSDYARLMRTWPGFEALHGISDHVIRYLPRDYRIFARMRPGDQYPEAYAHALSLFMAAVERLRREGVDIAPGSEPYQRLWKEYVPPYDVSKFPNRWWKMERDLPVRTLMAHLGKDSYTHIHYDDAQARTISVREAARLQSFPDGFRFAGTMNPAFRQIGNAVPPLLAWRVGAAVREAIETALGVRLPDRP; encoded by the coding sequence ATGCAGTGTCCGGATCCGGTTCGCATGAAAAAGCTCGAACGCCTAGCCTCCGGGGGCCGACCCAGGGTTCTCGACCTGTTTGCAGGATGCGGAGGACTGTCTCTGGGCTTTCAGCGGGCCGGGTTCGAGATCCTGGCTGCTGTCGAGATGGACCCGCACGCAGCCAGATCCCACGCCATCAACTTCCATCCGGGAGATCGCTTCGATCTTCACGCCAAGCCCCGAGACATCTCACAGGAGCAACCGGACCAGGTGCTTGGCGAGCTCTATCCAGGAGAACGGGCAGAGGATCTCGTCGACATCATCATTGGCGGCCCGCCCTGTCAGGCGTATGCCCGGGTCGGGCGGGCAAAGTTAAGGGAGATATGGCGCCATCCTGAAGGCTATAAGTTGGATCCGCGCGGCGATTTGTTCCTCCACTACCTGTACTACGTGGACCGCCTGAAGCCCGTGGCCCTGGTCATGGAGAACGTCCCCGACGCGCTTAATTACGGTGGCCATAACATCGCCCAGGAGGTTGCGGATTGGCTGGAGGACCGAAATTACGTCTGCCGCTACACCCTGTTGAATGCCGTCCACTACGGCGTGCCGCAGATGCGAGAACGCATGTTTCTTATAGCAGTTGCTGGAGAGTTGGGTGTGGAGCCCGAGTTTCCCGTCCCCACTCATGCCTTCACCCTGCCCGCTGGCTATAAGAACGCCCGGAAAGTGGCGATGCGTACCCTCGGCCTTCTGCAACCGGAGCGTCTCGGAAGTTTTGTTTCTCCGCCCACTGTCGACCCAGCCCTTCCACCGGCGGTAACCGCGTATGAGGCTATCGGAGACCTTCCGCCGATCACTGCACACCTGGAGAACCGGATCGGCCGGGGGCCGCGTCGCTTTACGGAGCAGGTACCGTACGCGGGGCCACCTCATTCCGACTACGCCAGGCTAATGCGTACTTGGCCAGGGTTCGAAGCTCTTCACGGGATTTCGGACCACGTGATCCGGTATCTACCGCGGGACTATCGCATTTTCGCCCGCATGCGTCCTGGCGACCAGTATCCGGAGGCGTATGCCCACGCGCTCTCGTTGTTCATGGCGGCTGTTGAACGGCTTCGTCGAGAAGGTGTAGACATCGCACCCGGTTCAGAGCCATACCAGCGGTTGTGGAAGGAGTACGTACCTCCCTACGACGTGTCGAAGTTCCCTAATAGATGGTGGAAAATGGAACGGGACCTTCCGGTGCGGACCCTCATGGCTCATCTTGGCAAGGACAGCTACACTCACATCCACTATGACGACGCACAGGCGAGGACCATTTCGGTGCGTGAGGCGGCCCGCCTGCAGAGTTTTCCGGATGGATTTCGCTTTGCTGGCACGATGAACCCAGCGTTTCGCCAGATCGGTAATGCCGTGCCCCCCCTTCTCGCTTGGCGTGTCGGTGCAGCGGTGCGGGAAGCCATCGAGACGGCATTGGGAGTACGTTTGCCAGATAGGCCTTAG
- a CDS encoding ABC transporter substrate-binding protein, whose amino-acid sequence MRRRTHTLLTAMLLTFTLLVTACGSTQTDNSAQQTPQPQSQEQTDQQAASREKVTIRLATWAGAQEAQELEAIIDRINAESETFQIVHEPAPADYYTKIQTMLAGGTAPDLIWLAQEYVVPYAARGALMDLTDRLKADSRPAANLDDYFPLVLEHAMYEGKVYGLPWIGQPVIVYYNKDLFDEKGIPYPTDDWTWEEFRNLAVQLTDKEKGIYGTSFNGWPPVHMFIWQAGGEVISPDLKSSPIDSPEAIQALEFYSSIIYNEEVAPSMATVNEQGFSEMFKAGKIAMFFGGASDDLDRVEGLRVGHVRVPKGPANRTTFAWAASTVINAKTPHPDEAYDALIALTEGIHNWKIVPPRRSMATAEQITKNEPRKAEGAEVIMQAAQEMRAFRIIPNHPEWDTIFWEQLQDPLYSKKGSAAELAARARASLEEVLP is encoded by the coding sequence ATGAGACGTCGTACACACACCCTACTCACCGCCATGTTGCTCACGTTCACGCTGCTGGTCACCGCCTGCGGCAGCACTCAGACCGATAACTCCGCCCAGCAGACGCCGCAGCCCCAGAGTCAGGAACAGACCGACCAGCAGGCCGCGTCCCGGGAGAAGGTGACCATCCGCCTGGCCACGTGGGCCGGCGCCCAGGAGGCCCAGGAGCTGGAGGCCATCATTGACCGGATCAACGCGGAGTCGGAGACGTTCCAGATCGTGCATGAACCGGCCCCGGCGGATTACTACACCAAGATCCAGACCATGCTCGCCGGCGGCACCGCGCCCGACCTCATCTGGCTCGCCCAGGAGTACGTGGTGCCCTACGCCGCCCGGGGCGCGCTGATGGACCTGACCGACCGGCTCAAGGCGGACAGCCGCCCCGCGGCCAACCTGGACGACTACTTCCCCCTGGTGCTGGAGCACGCCATGTACGAGGGCAAGGTCTACGGCCTGCCGTGGATCGGCCAGCCCGTCATCGTCTACTACAACAAGGACCTGTTCGATGAGAAGGGGATCCCGTACCCCACCGACGACTGGACGTGGGAGGAGTTCCGCAACCTGGCCGTCCAGCTGACCGACAAGGAGAAGGGCATCTACGGTACCTCCTTCAACGGCTGGCCGCCGGTGCATATGTTCATCTGGCAGGCCGGCGGCGAGGTGATCAGCCCCGACCTGAAGTCCTCGCCCATCGACTCGCCCGAGGCCATCCAGGCGCTGGAGTTCTATAGCTCGATCATCTACAACGAAGAGGTCGCTCCGTCGATGGCGACCGTCAACGAACAGGGCTTCAGCGAAATGTTCAAGGCCGGCAAGATCGCCATGTTCTTCGGCGGCGCCTCCGACGACCTGGACCGGGTGGAGGGGCTGCGGGTCGGCCACGTGCGGGTGCCGAAGGGTCCCGCCAACCGGACGACCTTCGCCTGGGCCGCCTCCACGGTGATCAACGCCAAGACCCCGCACCCCGACGAAGCCTACGATGCGCTGATCGCCCTCACCGAGGGCATCCACAACTGGAAGATCGTCCCGCCGCGCCGTTCGATGGCTACGGCGGAACAGATCACCAAGAACGAGCCCCGCAAGGCCGAAGGGGCGGAGGTGATCATGCAGGCCGCCCAGGAGATGCGCGCCTTCCGGATCATCCCCAACCACCCCGAGTGGGACACGATCTTCTGGGAGCAGCTGCAGGATCCGCTCTACAGCAAGAAGGGCAGTGCGGCTGAGCTGGCCGCCAGGGCCCGGGCAAGCCTCGAAGAGGTGCTTCCGTAG
- a CDS encoding carbohydrate ABC transporter permease, with translation MSNPYLYTLVRWVAVGVGMLLLMLLTYGLLRAFRARRSTAAGYALILPWLLGLIIWQLFPILYSLYLSFTAYDVLTPPRWVGLKNYVDMFTRDTRFWPSVRLTVLYSVISVPLGVLGALGTASLLAREVRGIGFWRTLYYVPAVLPAAATALLWRWMFASRGLINSLLSPVYRLLNMEPLSWFSDERLVLPSFIIMSFWGVFGANTVILLAALKNVPKELKEAALVDGAGPWTVFSRITVPMISPALLYVTIMGVIGAMQNFTAPLFIATPSSAGTFLNVYVYQQGFTQFKMGYASAVAWFLMVLILILTAIVWKWSDAYVYYEGELRQR, from the coding sequence GTGTCCAATCCGTACCTCTACACCCTGGTCCGCTGGGTGGCGGTCGGCGTGGGGATGCTCCTGCTCATGCTCCTGACCTACGGCCTGCTCCGGGCCTTCCGGGCCCGGCGGTCCACCGCGGCCGGCTACGCCCTCATCCTGCCGTGGCTGCTGGGCCTCATCATCTGGCAGCTCTTCCCGATCCTCTACTCGCTTTACCTGTCCTTCACCGCGTACGACGTGCTGACGCCGCCCCGGTGGGTCGGCCTGAAGAACTACGTCGACATGTTCACGCGCGACACGCGCTTCTGGCCGTCCGTGCGGCTGACGGTGCTCTACTCGGTGATCAGCGTCCCCCTGGGCGTGCTGGGGGCCCTGGGCACGGCCTCGCTCCTGGCCCGGGAGGTCCGGGGGATCGGCTTCTGGCGCACGCTCTACTACGTTCCGGCGGTGCTGCCCGCCGCCGCGACCGCCCTGCTCTGGCGCTGGATGTTCGCCAGCCGGGGGCTGATCAACAGCCTGCTTTCCCCCGTCTACCGGCTGCTGAACATGGAGCCCTTGTCGTGGTTCTCGGACGAGCGGCTGGTGCTGCCCTCGTTCATCATCATGTCCTTCTGGGGCGTGTTCGGCGCCAACACCGTGATTCTGCTGGCGGCCCTGAAGAACGTGCCGAAGGAGCTGAAGGAGGCGGCCCTGGTCGACGGTGCGGGCCCCTGGACCGTCTTCTCCCGCATCACCGTGCCGATGATCTCGCCGGCCCTGCTGTACGTGACCATCATGGGCGTGATCGGCGCCATGCAGAACTTCACGGCTCCGCTCTTCATCGCGACCCCGAGCAGCGCCGGCACCTTCCTGAACGTGTACGTCTACCAGCAGGGCTTCACCCAGTTCAAGATGGGCTACGCCTCCGCCGTGGCGTGGTTCCTGATGGTGCTGATCCTCATCCTGACCGCGATCGTCTGGAAATGGTCCGACGCCTATGTCTACTACGAGGGCGAACTGCGCCAACGGTGA
- a CDS encoding carbohydrate ABC transporter permease → MNRKLSDLIKGFLTYFLLTLGAAVIVVPLFWMVSTSLKGSDALFTYPPDWIPRPPVWRNYVDAWRMLPFGRFLLNTLFITVLAMAAELLTTSLVAFGFARFQFRGRDTLFFILLCTMMLPGVVTMIPSFMIWARLKQVDTFVPLTVGAWFAWGPAYIFMMRQFFLTIPREMEEAAIIDGANIVQIYWHIMLPLIRPALLAIGVLAFQGNWNNFQSPLIYLHSTDHFPLILGLKFFEQSLSKEAPMWNYMMAISVLMALPILGLFFAAQRYFIEGLNVGATKG, encoded by the coding sequence GTGAACCGCAAGCTGTCTGATCTGATCAAGGGCTTCCTGACCTACTTCCTGCTGACGCTGGGCGCGGCGGTGATCGTCGTCCCGCTCTTCTGGATGGTTTCCACGTCGCTGAAGGGCAGCGACGCGCTCTTCACCTACCCGCCCGACTGGATTCCCCGGCCGCCCGTCTGGCGGAACTACGTGGACGCCTGGCGCATGCTCCCCTTCGGCCGCTTCCTGCTGAACACGCTCTTCATCACGGTGCTGGCCATGGCCGCCGAGCTGCTCACCACGTCGCTGGTGGCCTTCGGCTTCGCCCGCTTCCAGTTCCGGGGCCGCGACACCCTCTTCTTCATCCTGCTCTGCACCATGATGCTCCCCGGCGTGGTGACCATGATCCCCAGCTTCATGATCTGGGCCAGGCTGAAGCAGGTGGACACCTTCGTGCCCCTCACCGTGGGCGCGTGGTTCGCCTGGGGGCCAGCGTACATCTTCATGATGCGCCAGTTCTTCCTGACGATCCCGCGGGAGATGGAGGAGGCGGCGATCATCGATGGGGCCAACATCGTCCAGATCTACTGGCACATCATGCTGCCGCTCATCCGCCCCGCCCTGCTGGCCATCGGCGTGCTGGCCTTCCAGGGCAACTGGAACAACTTCCAGAGCCCGCTCATCTACCTGCACTCGACGGACCACTTCCCCCTGATTTTGGGCCTGAAGTTCTTCGAGCAGTCGTTGTCGAAGGAGGCGCCGATGTGGAACTATATGATGGCCATCTCCGTGCTGATGGCCCTGCCCATTCTGGGCCTCTTCTTTGCCGCGCAGCGGTACTTTATCGAAGGTCTTAACGTCGGCGCCACCAAGGGGTAA
- a CDS encoding glycosidase, translating to MLKLQRLSQQPILTPVREHEWEREAVFNAGAIYENGLFWLFYRASNNRFRLDSPTPRPEEKFVSSIGLAVSTDGIHFSRFDRPVFAPATEQEAWGVEDPRITRIGDIYYMCYTAFGGRHWQDFRPALAWSRNLFEWHGREILLDEPNKDVALFPGKVNGRYVLLHRREPSIWIAFSDDLKSWTDHRILMEPIPGGWEAKKIGAAGPPHRTEAGWVLFYHAVDSDNVYRLGVALLDLADPTRVLARYPHPILEPETDWERNGLVPNVVFSCGSVEKDGAYFVYYGGGDCCLGVAAVDRTVLLHHLTPSR from the coding sequence GTGCTGAAGCTGCAGCGGCTATCGCAGCAGCCCATCCTCACGCCGGTCCGGGAGCACGAGTGGGAGCGGGAGGCGGTGTTCAACGCCGGGGCGATCTACGAAAACGGCCTGTTCTGGTTGTTCTACCGGGCGTCGAACAACCGGTTCCGGCTTGACAGCCCGACGCCGCGCCCCGAGGAGAAGTTCGTCTCCTCCATCGGCCTCGCCGTTTCCACCGACGGCATCCACTTCAGCCGGTTCGACCGGCCGGTCTTCGCGCCGGCCACCGAGCAGGAGGCGTGGGGAGTGGAAGACCCGCGCATCACCCGCATCGGCGACATCTACTATATGTGCTACACCGCCTTCGGCGGCAGGCACTGGCAGGACTTCCGGCCTGCCCTGGCCTGGTCCCGGAACCTGTTCGAGTGGCACGGTCGCGAGATCCTTCTGGACGAGCCGAACAAGGACGTCGCGCTGTTTCCCGGGAAGGTGAACGGCCGCTACGTGCTCCTGCACCGGCGGGAGCCCAGCATCTGGATCGCCTTCTCGGATGACCTGAAATCATGGACGGACCACCGCATCCTCATGGAACCGATCCCCGGGGGGTGGGAAGCGAAGAAGATCGGCGCCGCCGGTCCGCCCCATCGGACCGAGGCCGGATGGGTGCTGTTCTACCACGCCGTCGATTCGGACAACGTGTACCGGCTCGGCGTGGCCCTGCTGGACCTGGCCGACCCGACGCGGGTCCTGGCCCGGTACCCGCACCCGATCCTCGAGCCCGAGACCGACTGGGAGCGGAACGGCCTGGTGCCCAACGTGGTCTTCTCGTGCGGCTCCGTGGAGAAGGACGGCGCGTACTTTGTCTACTACGGCGGCGGCGACTGTTGCCTGGGTGTGGCTGCGGTGGATCGCACCGTGCTGCTGCACCACCTGACCCCGTCTCGCTAG
- a CDS encoding glycoside hydrolase family 130 protein — protein sequence MIKLTRLATKPILKPNPANEWERAAVFNTAAIYDNGLFHLLYRATNIGGHARYGRYMNAIGYAVSCDGIHFTRLDRPVLAPGEHVQELRGAEDGRLVKIGDTYHLTYTGFSDRFEGDYRICRATSKNLITWERHGPMLDEPNKNASLFPEKVGGRYVLLHRRYPDIWIAYSDDLVTWTDHRKILSPIEGTWQDARVGIAGPPIRTEQGWVLIYHGARKADNSYRLGIALLDAEDPSVVLARQDEPIIEPELEWEREGFVPNVIFSTGHALRGDDLYVYYGGADTVIGVAAVRLSDLRF from the coding sequence ATGATTAAGCTGACGCGGCTCGCCACCAAGCCCATCCTGAAGCCGAACCCGGCCAACGAGTGGGAGCGGGCGGCCGTCTTCAATACGGCAGCCATCTATGACAACGGGCTGTTCCATCTGCTGTACCGGGCCACCAACATCGGTGGCCACGCCCGCTACGGCCGCTACATGAACGCCATCGGCTACGCGGTCTCATGCGACGGCATCCACTTCACCCGCCTGGACCGGCCGGTGCTCGCCCCCGGCGAGCACGTGCAGGAGCTGCGCGGGGCGGAGGACGGCCGGCTCGTGAAGATCGGCGACACCTATCACCTCACCTACACGGGCTTCTCCGACCGGTTCGAGGGCGACTACCGCATCTGCCGGGCCACTTCCAAGAACCTGATCACCTGGGAGCGGCACGGCCCGATGCTCGACGAACCCAACAAGAACGCGTCGCTCTTCCCCGAGAAGGTGGGCGGGCGCTACGTCCTGCTTCACCGCCGGTACCCCGACATCTGGATCGCCTACTCCGACGACCTGGTCACCTGGACCGACCACCGGAAGATTCTCTCGCCCATCGAGGGGACCTGGCAGGACGCCCGGGTCGGCATCGCCGGCCCGCCCATCCGCACCGAGCAGGGCTGGGTGCTCATCTACCACGGCGCGCGGAAGGCGGATAACTCCTACCGGCTGGGCATCGCCCTGCTGGACGCGGAGGACCCGTCCGTCGTGCTCGCCCGGCAGGACGAGCCGATCATCGAGCCGGAGCTGGAGTGGGAGCGGGAGGGCTTCGTGCCCAACGTGATCTTCTCCACCGGCCACGCCCTGCGGGGCGACGACCTGTACGTGTACTACGGCGGCGCCGACACGGTGATCGGCGTGGCGGCCGTACGGCTGTCGGATCTCAGGTTCTGA